TACCGCGTGGCGCGAAACGCCCGGAGCCTGCCGACGGACGACGCGGGGCGGGCGAAAATCGTCTGTCGCCGATTTGCGGAGAAGCGAGCCGCGAAACTGGACGAGGAGTTCCGACCGGCGTGTTACGAGGCGGACCACCCAGACTGCGAGGGCTGTGTCGAGGACGTTCACGAGGGGCGTATCGAGACGTGGTGACTCCTCGAATTCCAACTTTTAGTCGCCCTCGAGCCGTCCATACACCCACTCGCCCAGCCGCGGGAACGCGAGGGCGGCGAGGGCGCCCGACCCGACAGCCACGACGAACGAGGTAGGCGGGAATCCGACCGCGGTCCCGACTGCGGGGCTCCCAAACGCAATCGCACCGAGCACGAGGTTGTAGTAGCCGATCCGGAGCACGACGAGCCACGGCGTGAGCGAGAGCCAGCCCCGAACGTCGGTTCCCAGTGGCCGGATCCACCCACCGCGAACCCCGGCGGCGACCGCCGTCATCGTCAGCCAGGCGACGAGCATCGCGCTCGAGACGCCGTAGACGCGCGGATCGGGCGAGAGGAAGGCCAGGGTGATCGCCGGCAGTCCCAGCACGGCGAGTTCCGCGAAGACGGTGGTCACGTCGTGGAGGTAGCGCCGAACCGGCGGCTTCTCGGCTCGAGCCAGGGTTCCGTGACCGTACCAGGTACGACGCTCGCTCGAGTAGGCGGGGCGGGTGGCCCGTCCGGGCGCCCGGTTCGGCTCCGATGGTCGATTGCTCGACGCCCGGTCGTGATCCGACGTCCGGCCCCGTCCGGGCTCTGAATCGCCCGTCATCGTTGGCGGCTACCACGACGAGACACAAATGCTGGTGGGGGCGTCCGCACGAACTGCGACCGGCGTTTACGAGTCGCCCCCCGCGAGGCGCTCTAACTCCGCAACAGCCCGCCGTCGATGGGCACCTCGACGCCGGTAACGAAACTCGCGTGCGAACTCGAGAGGAAGGCCACCACTTCACCCAGCTCCTCGGGATCGCCGATCCGCCCCATCGGGATGTCGTTGGCCATCGCCTCCAGACCCGACTCGTAGTCCTCGTAGGTACCGTTCTCGACGCGAGCATCGATCAGTTCCTCGATGCGGGGCGTCTCGATGGTTCCCGGCAGAACCGCGTTCGCCCGAATCTCGGGCGCGAACTCCCGCGAGACGGTCTTGACGAGGCCGATGACTGCCCGGCGGACCGCGTTCGAGAGCAGGAGGCCGTCGGCGACCTCCTGGACAGTCCGGGAGGTGACACAGACGATCGATCCCTCGTCGGACTCGAGCAGGTGGGGGTGGGCCTCCTCGACCGTCCAGACGACGCTCATCACCAGCAGATCGTAAGCCTGGTACCACTCGCGCTCGCTCGTCTCCAGGAAGGTCGTGCTCGGCGGGCCGCCCGCGGAGGTGACGAGATGGTCGATGCCGCCGAATGCCTCCGCGGTGGTCGCGACCAGGTCCGACACCTGGTCGGGGTCCGTGAGGTCGGTCTGCTTCGCGAGCACCTCGCCGTCTCCCTGCGAATCGACGTGCTCGCGAGCCGTCTCGAGTCGGTCCGCGTCGCGCCCGCAGATGGCGACGTTCGCGTCCTGGCGGGCGAGCACCGCCGCGCTCGCCAGACCGAGGCCGCTTGAAGATGCCGTTACCAGTGCCGTGTTACCGTCGACGTCGAGGTCCATGGGTTGACTACGCTCGCCGAGGACAAATCTCTCGGGGCCGTGGCAAGTCGGTCTGTAAGCCGGCGGTCGGGTACGGACTCGGGTCGATCGCGACCGATCGTGATTCGATCTCGGAGAATCCCTCTACTTGCGCTTCAGGTGGTTCATAATCGGGTTCTCTGTCCGGAAGAGTAGGTCTGGTCTCTACTCTGAGGGCCGATTATGAAGATAGTCTAGGGAAGATTATACGATGGCGATTTCACTCAAGAGTATGATTCAATTCACAATCGACGAATACGAGACCTCTCGAGGCGATTCGTGGCCATTCACGTATGCTTTGATGATTGCCGACACTGGTGGCCGAGCGGGCCGGTTTCGTGGTTGAGGCTTACAGAGTGAATCCCGGTCTCGAGGCGTCAAACGCGCACAACCGGTTCGAGATGTCCTCTATAGCCCGATTTCCTCTCAAACGATGTCTCAATCTCTACAGCAAGTTCAGTAGTTTATAGGGCCTCAAAACCGATAGCAGAGAACCGATTATGAACTTTTGAATTGTGTACTGGAAGACCACACACTCGACACGAGAAGAAAGTAAAATCCCTGTAGAGAAGGCTCTAGACCGCCGAATCCAATTTCGTGGAACGGATCTGAGACGCTCTTCGTAACGTTTCTCTTCCTGGTGACCGCTAACCCGGAAAACGCAAGACGGAAACCGATTATGAACTTTTTGAGAGCGTGATTTCTCCTCGTTTCGGTCCGCTCATATTCTTTTCCTTCCTCTTGCTCACGCCTGCCGCTGCTTTTTTGAAGCCATCTCGAGCGATAACCACCCAACTCCAGGACCTCTTCCTAGATTAGTTCATAGGCCACCTCTGCACATATCTTCCGGACCATTCTCGTGGTTATGGGACGAACAGGCGCAAAACCTCGTCGTTCATAGTCGTTGAACAGGGCTGTCGTACAAGCATGGCCGTCGTGGGTGTCGATCCGCTCGACGGCCCCTTGCTCAGTCGGATTGGCGAACCCGAACCGATCCGTCGCTCGTGACCCCGACGACGAGGTCCGTCGCAACCTGCCGGCCTGTCACCGCGTCGCCGGCGGCGTCCGAAACGACCTTCATCAGGTCGGGCGCGGTGTACTCGACCTTGACGCCTGCCTCATCGCAGGCCGCGTAGACCGCCTCGGGCACGTCGTAGAGGTCCGTTCCCGCATCGACCTGCACGCGAACCGGGGCTCGCAGCGCCTCGGCGAACGCGATTGTCTCGCGGGCGCGCTCGAGGTTGTCGCGGGCGCTCCCCTCGACCGAGGAGACGTTAGCGCGGGAGGTTCCGAGTGCGTCGGCGATCGCCGCCTGGGAGAAGCCGCGCTCGCGGAGTGCCAGCACCTGCGCCTGGCGGTGGGTGAGGACGCTCGCCTCGGGGTCGAAGCCGACCTCCTCGAGGATTTCCTCGGCGTCCTCGATCACGGTCGATACCCCCTCGACTCGACGGCGGCCGTCGCGGCCGTGATCGCGTCCATACCTAACCTAGGCGAGGGGACCCCCAAAGTGTCTCCGGTCGTTGGGCGGTCTGTGGGCCCCGGTCGCCGGACTCATCACCTTCAAGCGCCGTCGCCGTACTCCCCATATTGAACCCCCATCACCGGACTCGCAACCTTCAACCGTCCCCTCCAGAAACTCGAGGTGAGGATGAACCGTCCGCTCGGCTTCGACCCATTCGCTACCCAGTCACAATCCGCACACGCGTTGACCGTCCTCGGCGGGATTGCGGTCTGTCTTTTCGCGTACTTCGGGGCCGTCGCTGCCGTCTACGGCGACCTCTCGGTGCTCGCTCTCGAGTCGAATATCGGCGCGCAACGGGTGGGCGGCGCGGCCGGGGGCGTCGCCGTCTGGACGTACTTCTCGCTCGCGTTCGTCCGCGGCTACGGCGGGCCGGTGTTGAACGTGCTCCCGTACCCGGTCGCCATCGTCGTCCTCGCGCCGTTTCCGGCGCGGTGGTTCCTGTTCGGCCCGGATCTCTCCGGTCTTCGATCCAGGTTCGTCGGCTTCTTCGTATTCGAGCCGCTGATCACGACCGGAATCGCAGTTCTTCCGGGACTGGCCTCCTGCACCGTCGTACTCACGGTCTGGGCGTCGCTAATCGGGGACGAGGCTCGAGAACAGTGGGAACGGCGCCACCTCACGGTCGAGTTCTACGACGCGTTCGTTGACGTCGAGGAGTGAGGAACGGCTCGACTCGAGGCGAGTGCCCGAGGAGGAAATACATTCGCGCCAAAGGACTCGGGGGACGACCCTCGCGGAGGGGCACTCGCGGTAGAAGTTTCGAAAACACAACTCGAGGAGACGGAGAACCGGCCTGTTCAGCCGTTCAGGGCCGTGTCGTCGCCCACACCGCCGTCAGCGCCAGCATCGTCGCCGGCAAGAGCGGGAGGATCAACAGCGCGAACC
This region of Natronosalvus halobius genomic DNA includes:
- a CDS encoding DUF7091 family protein, whose protein sequence is MADRRRLERFLRSKLEQAGTQYAEVRRSADGQLEEAREAYRVARNARSLPTDDAGRAKIVCRRFAEKRAAKLDEEFRPACYEADHPDCEGCVEDVHEGRIETW
- a CDS encoding SDR family oxidoreductase, with product MDLDVDGNTALVTASSSGLGLASAAVLARQDANVAICGRDADRLETAREHVDSQGDGEVLAKQTDLTDPDQVSDLVATTAEAFGGIDHLVTSAGGPPSTTFLETSEREWYQAYDLLVMSVVWTVEEAHPHLLESDEGSIVCVTSRTVQEVADGLLLSNAVRRAVIGLVKTVSREFAPEIRANAVLPGTIETPRIEELIDARVENGTYEDYESGLEAMANDIPMGRIGDPEELGEVVAFLSSSHASFVTGVEVPIDGGLLRS
- a CDS encoding Tfx family DNA-binding protein, which gives rise to MIEDAEEILEEVGFDPEASVLTHRQAQVLALRERGFSQAAIADALGTSRANVSSVEGSARDNLERARETIAFAEALRAPVRVQVDAGTDLYDVPEAVYAACDEAGVKVEYTAPDLMKVVSDAAGDAVTGRQVATDLVVGVTSDGSVRVRQSD